In the Arachis ipaensis cultivar K30076 chromosome B10, Araip1.1, whole genome shotgun sequence genome, one interval contains:
- the LOC107624252 gene encoding dof zinc finger protein DOF5.4-like: protein MQDSPSTAPAGGRFFGGGVGDRRLRPHNQHQEPLKCPRCDSLNTKFCYYNNYNLSQPRHFCKNCRRYWTNGGVLRNVPVGGGCRKSKSKRSNAKSKKSNNNNCSSSLEAAPETTTPQPQLPEGNLNSNSNSNSGSESSSLTAIATSSAATEAVSAATSNAALSKNPVPDENVNSSNFTGGGGYYGGFSDIGTFTSLMSSANETMSFGFENNVNVLDATLFRFGNDDGEWLQQKVIGNGSDDQRNNNNNNQEFASEPLMLDQTGPVELSSLQNGKVGNGGCGPLDWHAAGGDGSDHDHDLFDLTSAVDQSYWTHTHWSDQDNNPNLFHLP, encoded by the coding sequence atgcAAGACTCACCTTCCACCGCCCCCGCTGGTGGCAGGTTTTTCGGCGGAGGAGTCGGAGACAGGAGGCTCAGGCCTCACAACCAGCACCAGGAACCGTTGAAGTGCCCTCGGTGTGATTCGCTCAACACTAAGTTCTGCTATTACAACAACTACAACCTCTCTCAGCCGCGCCACTTCTGCAAGAACTGTCGCCGCTACTGGACCAACGGCGGCGTCCTCCGTAACGTCCCCGTCGGCGGAGGTTGTCGGAAATCCAAATCCAAGCGCTCCAACGCGAAGTCCAAgaaaagcaacaacaacaactgcTCCTCCTCTTTGGAAGCCGCTCCGGAAACAACAACACCGCAACCGCAATTGCCGGAGGGAAATTTGAACTCGAACTCGAACTCGAACTCTGGCAGCGAAAGCTCCAGCCTCACCGCCATCGCCACTAGCTCCGCCGCCACGGAGGCGGTGTCTGCAGCGACGTCAAACGCTGCGTTGAGCAAGAATCCGGTCCCCGACGAGAACGTGAATAGCTCTAACTTCACTGGTGGCGGTGGTTATTACGGTGGCTTCTCTGACATAGGAACATTCACGAGCCTTATGAGTTCAGCAAACGAAACGATGTCGTTTGGTTTTGAAAACAATGTTAACGTTCTCGATGCGACGTTGTTTCGTTTCGGTAATGATGATGGCGAGTGGCTGCAGCAGAAAGTTATCGGAAATGGAAGCGACGATCagcgtaataataataataataatcaggaGTTTGCATCGGAGCCGTTGATGCTGGATCAGACGGGTCCTGTTGAGTTGTCGTCGCTGCAGAATGGGAAAGTTGGCAACGGAGGATGTGGACCGTTGGATTGGCATGCAGCTGGTGGTGATGGTTCGGATCATGATCATGATTTGTTTGATCTTACTAGCGCCGTTGATCAGAGTTACTGGACCCACACTCACTGGTCTGATCAAGATAACAATCCAAATCTCTTTCATCTTCCTTGA
- the LOC107621137 gene encoding uncharacterized protein LOC107621137 isoform X1 gives MQTGCLIVVIGVESAEAVKHHHIYNTGFIIHLDIMRNLKIHSNSQPHSFIYEDPRIQEQRKILQQRMYGNRFVIREVPIQGLFNGEKFGNNNNDNNVMMDYDIPEFVVFIQEDLQQFVKDIGVDRVVTPEQDYCDLDHSHHNNDNICHIKSRSDPNLVRTMKRMSTISDGSECDFKHTSTKKRTSQTLEEIFRNDAEFSRPFKNWQLNSQLGTTVNKNKYNNNRVKYPNQCSCPYLSQFTNTATMPPPIIIGSQIDDFPHQEVSSHAPSPLSVPILSSSTTNSGSEASMSSINAPHHHHQTNDSISSTHSFAFPILPAEWSGSPVRMAEGEKRKSRFRQWWKICVFPCFKCF, from the exons atGCAAACTGGCTGTTTG ATAGTAGTAATTGGAGTTGAAAGTGCTGAAGCTGTGAAGCATCATCATATATATAACACAG GATTCATAATCCATTTAGACATCATGCGAAATTTGAAAATCCACAGCAATAGTCAGCCGCATTCATTCATTTATGAGGATCCAAGAATTCAGGAGCAGAGGAAAATTTTGCAGCAGAGAATGTATGGCAATAGATTTGTGATAAGAGAGGTTCCAATACAAGGTTTGTTCAATGGAGAAAAATTTGGTAATaacaataatgataataatgTCATGATGGACTATGATATCCCTGAGTTTGTTGTTTTCATTCAAGAAGATCTTCAACAATTTGTTAAGGACATAGGGGTTGATAGGGTGGTGACCCCAGAACAAGATTATTGTGACTTAGATCATAGTCATCATAATAATGATAATATTTGTCACATCAAAAGTAGAAGTGATCCAAATCTGGTAAGAACTATGAAGAGAATGTCAACAATTTCTGATGGGTCAGAATGTGACTTTAAACACACTTCTACAAAGAAGAGGACATCACAGACACTTGAAGAG ATTTTCAGAAATGATGCAGAATTCTCAAGACCTTTCAAGAACTGGCAATTGAATTCACAGCTAGGAACAACTGTGAACAAGAATAAGTACAATAACAACAGAGTGAAGTATCCAAATCAGTGTTCTTGTCCATACTTATCACAATTTACAAACACTGCAACCATGCCTCCTCCTATAATAATAGGTTCACAAATTGATGATTTTCCTCATCAAGAGGTTTCTTCACATGCTCCAAGTCCTCTCTCAGTTCCAATAttatcatcatcaacaacaaattCTGGTTCTGAAGCATCAATGTCGTCAATCAATgcacctcatcatcatcatcaaacgaATGACAGCATAAGCAGTACACACTCATTTGCATTTCCCAT ATTACCTGCTGAATGGAGTGGAAGCCCAGTGAGAATGGCGGAAGGTGAGAAAAGGAAATCAAGATTTCGCCAATGGTGGAAGATATGTGTGTTTCCTTGCTTCAAATGCTTTTGA
- the LOC107621137 gene encoding uncharacterized protein LOC107621137 isoform X2: MQTGCLIVVIGVESAEAVKHHHIYNTGFIIHLDIMRNLKIHSNSQPHSFIYEDPRIQEQRKILQQRMYGNRFVIREVPIQGLFNGEKFGNNNNDNNVMMDYDIPEFVVFIQEDLQQFVKDIGVDRVVTPEQDYCDLDHSHHNNDNICHIKSRSDPNLVRTMKRMSTISDGSECDFKHTSTKKRTSQTLEEIFRNDAEFSRPFKNWQLNSQLGTTVNKNKYNNNRVKYPNQCSCPYLSQFTNTATMPPPIIIGSQIDDFPHQEVSSHAPSPLSVPILSSSTTNSGSEASMSSINAPHHHHQTNDSISNYLLNGVEAQ; encoded by the exons atGCAAACTGGCTGTTTG ATAGTAGTAATTGGAGTTGAAAGTGCTGAAGCTGTGAAGCATCATCATATATATAACACAG GATTCATAATCCATTTAGACATCATGCGAAATTTGAAAATCCACAGCAATAGTCAGCCGCATTCATTCATTTATGAGGATCCAAGAATTCAGGAGCAGAGGAAAATTTTGCAGCAGAGAATGTATGGCAATAGATTTGTGATAAGAGAGGTTCCAATACAAGGTTTGTTCAATGGAGAAAAATTTGGTAATaacaataatgataataatgTCATGATGGACTATGATATCCCTGAGTTTGTTGTTTTCATTCAAGAAGATCTTCAACAATTTGTTAAGGACATAGGGGTTGATAGGGTGGTGACCCCAGAACAAGATTATTGTGACTTAGATCATAGTCATCATAATAATGATAATATTTGTCACATCAAAAGTAGAAGTGATCCAAATCTGGTAAGAACTATGAAGAGAATGTCAACAATTTCTGATGGGTCAGAATGTGACTTTAAACACACTTCTACAAAGAAGAGGACATCACAGACACTTGAAGAG ATTTTCAGAAATGATGCAGAATTCTCAAGACCTTTCAAGAACTGGCAATTGAATTCACAGCTAGGAACAACTGTGAACAAGAATAAGTACAATAACAACAGAGTGAAGTATCCAAATCAGTGTTCTTGTCCATACTTATCACAATTTACAAACACTGCAACCATGCCTCCTCCTATAATAATAGGTTCACAAATTGATGATTTTCCTCATCAAGAGGTTTCTTCACATGCTCCAAGTCCTCTCTCAGTTCCAATAttatcatcatcaacaacaaattCTGGTTCTGAAGCATCAATGTCGTCAATCAATgcacctcatcatcatcatcaaacgaATGACAGCATAAGCA ATTACCTGCTGAATGGAGTGGAAGCCCAGTGA